Proteins from one Dysgonomonas sp. HDW5A genomic window:
- a CDS encoding ABC transporter permease, protein MKLIWKLLRENISKPQLIGFAVASLIGMSIVLLAFQFYFDINPLFTGKDKLLKEDYLTITKKVGILGGLSSRSNGFSQNEIDDLKKQSFVKNVGAFTPSQFNVFGGFNSQKLGIAFNTEMFFESVPDQFIDVTSDNWRFSPVDNTVPIILPKNYLDLYNFGFAQASSMPRISEQLIGLINLDISITGKNGLRQQMKGRIVGFSNRINSILVPETFMTWANQQYGGTPSEPARLIIEVSNIADPNLSGYFKDKGFEISGDNTTASKMSFFLKIIIGIVVSVGVLICVLSFFILVLSIYLLLEKNMNKLRTLRLIGYSKSIVVKPYEWLAVGLNLVILALSLAITFVVRAQYLHFIGKLLPLAEARFSVYTLLIGITIFVLLSLLNILIIRRKVK, encoded by the coding sequence ATGAAATTGATCTGGAAATTATTGCGGGAAAATATAAGTAAACCCCAGTTAATCGGTTTTGCAGTTGCCAGCCTTATCGGGATGAGTATTGTTTTACTGGCCTTTCAGTTTTATTTTGATATCAATCCACTCTTTACCGGAAAAGACAAACTTCTTAAAGAGGACTATTTGACGATAACTAAAAAAGTAGGAATTCTGGGCGGTTTATCGTCACGATCCAATGGATTTAGTCAAAACGAAATAGACGATCTGAAGAAACAGTCGTTTGTGAAAAATGTAGGGGCTTTTACACCGTCGCAATTTAATGTATTCGGTGGATTTAATAGCCAGAAGCTTGGTATTGCATTTAATACCGAAATGTTTTTCGAATCGGTTCCCGATCAGTTTATCGATGTAACATCCGACAATTGGAGGTTCTCTCCTGTTGACAATACAGTTCCCATTATTCTTCCTAAAAATTATTTAGACCTGTATAATTTCGGCTTTGCACAAGCTAGTTCTATGCCGAGAATTTCGGAACAATTAATAGGATTGATTAATCTTGATATATCTATAACAGGAAAAAACGGTCTCAGGCAGCAGATGAAAGGGCGTATCGTGGGTTTTTCGAACCGGATAAACTCGATATTGGTTCCCGAAACATTTATGACTTGGGCAAATCAGCAATATGGAGGTACTCCATCGGAGCCTGCCCGATTGATTATTGAGGTTTCTAATATAGCAGATCCTAACCTCTCGGGGTATTTTAAGGATAAAGGTTTTGAGATTAGTGGAGACAATACAACTGCCAGTAAGATGTCTTTCTTCCTGAAAATTATAATTGGAATTGTGGTTTCGGTAGGTGTATTAATATGTGTATTGTCTTTCTTTATATTGGTATTGAGTATCTATTTGTTACTCGAAAAAAATATGAATAAGTTAAGGACTTTACGATTGATAGGGTATAGTAAATCTATTGTTGTAAAGCCCTACGAATGGTTAGCTGTAGGTCTCAATCTGGTCATTTTGGCTCTGTCTTTAGCTATAACTTTTGTTGTCAGGGCACAATACCTTCATTTTATAGGAAAACTGCTTCCTTTGGCTGAGGCTCGGTTTTCGGTATATACACTACTTATAGGAATTACTATTTTCGTACTACTCTCTTTGTTGAATATTTTGATAATTAGAAGAAAGGTGAAATAA
- a CDS encoding tetratricopeptide repeat protein codes for MKLRLKYLFCLLIGLSLFSCQKDDSQEKLLEQAQNSLVIGKPDITLNLLDSIKNPEKMDKDDYMKYIVAYVGAKKETKADITKDTLIFEAQSYFNNEGDAQNSALANYYSGWVYYVNNKLPQSLESFMYSANAADKSQNYLLAAKSFNNVGYIYYKENLLDSAICNYKLALTYYGKLENISQLEIETFTNVGLSYEESNKFDSAYFYYNKALNKSVDVNNEKYQSFSLQNLGVLCYKIKEYEKAIKYFESALNLSFTDEENIRKMRISLLDIYNKKGDTKSAKQYADLVIADLPEVTYKYTAKEMYAALTEYYKQLGDYKQAFEYSELEKITKEQIAKEADAPALLAADKNYYLVKKEREVQEFKSHINFLLIIGLIVFCVLFAFVLFIWRNHKKDKAEIRECADKYEILRGLIYSMGKEYPQIEAEIKSMLADD; via the coding sequence ATGAAACTACGACTTAAATACTTATTCTGTCTATTGATAGGACTATCCTTGTTTTCTTGCCAAAAAGATGACTCTCAAGAGAAATTATTGGAACAAGCTCAGAATAGCTTAGTTATTGGTAAGCCTGATATAACGCTTAATTTGCTTGACTCTATTAAGAATCCTGAGAAAATGGATAAGGATGATTATATGAAATATATAGTGGCTTATGTAGGAGCAAAAAAGGAAACTAAAGCTGATATAACCAAAGATACCTTGATTTTTGAGGCTCAGAGCTATTTTAATAATGAAGGAGATGCTCAGAACTCGGCACTAGCCAATTATTATTCAGGATGGGTATATTATGTGAATAATAAATTACCTCAATCCTTAGAATCTTTTATGTATAGTGCCAACGCAGCCGACAAATCACAGAATTATTTATTGGCAGCCAAGAGTTTTAATAATGTAGGATATATTTATTATAAAGAGAATCTTTTGGATAGTGCTATTTGTAATTACAAATTAGCTTTGACGTATTATGGTAAGTTGGAAAATATAAGTCAATTGGAGATAGAGACATTTACTAATGTAGGTCTGTCGTATGAAGAAAGTAATAAATTTGATAGTGCTTATTTTTACTATAATAAAGCTTTAAATAAATCAGTCGATGTAAATAATGAAAAGTATCAAAGCTTTTCTTTGCAAAACTTAGGGGTGTTGTGTTATAAAATAAAGGAGTATGAAAAAGCTATAAAATATTTTGAATCGGCTTTAAACTTATCTTTTACTGATGAAGAAAATATTCGAAAAATGAGAATCAGTCTCTTGGATATTTATAACAAAAAAGGAGATACTAAGTCAGCTAAACAATATGCAGATTTGGTAATTGCCGATCTTCCCGAAGTAACATATAAATATACAGCTAAAGAGATGTATGCCGCTCTTACTGAGTATTATAAACAATTAGGCGATTACAAACAGGCATTCGAATATAGTGAACTCGAAAAAATAACAAAAGAGCAGATCGCAAAAGAAGCAGATGCACCGGCTTTATTAGCTGCTGACAAAAACTACTACTTAGTAAAAAAGGAAAGAGAAGTACAAGAATTCAAGTCGCATATTAATTTCTTGCTTATAATCGGCTTAATTGTCTTCTGTGTTCTATTTGCATTTGTCCTATTTATTTGGAGGAATCATAAGAAAGATAAAGCTGAAATAAGAGAATGTGCAGATAAATATGAAATACTCAGAGGCTTGATATATTCGATGGGGAAAGAATATCCCCAAATAGAAGCAGAAATCAAGTCTATGCTGGCGGATGACTAA
- a CDS encoding DUF4836 family protein produces MTSKKLLSFFLGVLFIFTSCSDSKDPKDAIPADANYVVCVDAKSLVTKSEYDIFSNPMIQQAISMYKVTLKDEAAIKLLDSFLNDANSLGLDLKGDLYFYTNYKVYGVVAGVNNADKVKEALVKFSLVQEQDIKKEGGIYTVAPESQTCVAWNGNKLLLLVDIASAYGNASDVKETPNLAELARVQLKQGADKSINSNPEFVEFLKSKKDISTFFSMKGMDKTLPDLAGLAKATDVTIPFKKFLSDIDGVSTGIYTSFENGEVRFENKYFYDSPESEKKFKDLLAQLSGNIKGDQLKYITNDPLFLASANVKGEGAYSYLEKLGFIELLTKELPEGVESDEIQKILKDLNGDITFAVTSKTATKQKDDIFSDMGAPTPEFVFFADITNPEEVIGFIKQQLANGEMKYTELSPTNFKISSNNVDVYWGANGNTFFFTNNQVVYNNLKASDLTSNYSNVIKDKSIVMLGDLQVLQSYMTNNMAFQAFGPFLSEFGKYEFASAGDLTGVGRLELATKDKNSLAVICKQLDQLISSFGGMFR; encoded by the coding sequence TATGATATATTCAGTAACCCCATGATTCAACAAGCTATAAGCATGTATAAAGTGACGTTGAAAGACGAAGCTGCAATAAAGTTGCTCGATAGCTTTCTGAATGATGCAAACTCTTTGGGCTTAGACCTGAAGGGCGACTTGTATTTCTACACAAACTACAAGGTTTATGGAGTAGTGGCAGGTGTTAATAATGCCGATAAGGTGAAAGAGGCACTGGTGAAATTCTCATTAGTACAAGAACAAGATATAAAGAAAGAAGGAGGCATATATACTGTTGCTCCCGAATCGCAGACCTGTGTAGCATGGAACGGTAATAAACTGTTGCTGTTGGTTGATATTGCATCAGCCTATGGTAATGCAAGTGATGTGAAGGAAACTCCTAATCTGGCAGAATTGGCTCGAGTACAATTGAAGCAAGGTGCCGATAAAAGTATAAACTCGAATCCGGAATTTGTTGAATTTCTGAAAAGCAAAAAAGATATCTCGACTTTCTTTTCGATGAAAGGCATGGATAAGACTCTTCCTGATTTAGCGGGGTTAGCAAAGGCAACAGATGTAACCATTCCGTTTAAGAAATTCTTATCTGATATTGATGGTGTATCTACAGGTATATATACTTCTTTCGAAAATGGAGAGGTCAGATTTGAAAATAAATATTTTTATGATTCGCCTGAAAGTGAGAAAAAATTTAAAGACCTGTTGGCTCAATTGAGTGGTAACATTAAAGGCGATCAACTGAAATATATTACCAATGATCCTTTATTTCTGGCTTCAGCCAATGTAAAAGGAGAGGGTGCATATTCTTATTTAGAGAAATTAGGGTTTATCGAATTACTCACTAAGGAACTTCCCGAAGGTGTTGAATCGGATGAAATCCAGAAAATTTTGAAAGATTTGAATGGAGATATCACTTTTGCGGTAACTTCTAAAACTGCCACGAAGCAGAAAGATGATATCTTTAGCGACATGGGAGCACCTACTCCCGAATTTGTTTTCTTTGCCGATATAACTAACCCTGAAGAGGTGATCGGCTTTATTAAACAACAATTGGCTAATGGTGAAATGAAATATACAGAACTATCGCCAACCAACTTTAAAATAAGCAGCAACAATGTAGATGTTTATTGGGGAGCAAACGGCAATACGTTTTTCTTTACCAATAACCAAGTGGTATACAATAACCTCAAAGCATCTGATCTGACTAGTAACTACTCGAATGTTATCAAGGATAAGTCTATTGTGATGTTGGGCGATTTGCAGGTATTGCAATCGTATATGACAAATAATATGGCGTTTCAGGCTTTCGGGCCCTTCTTGAGTGAATTCGGAAAATATGAATTTGCCAGTGCCGGAGATTTGACAGGAGTGGGCAGACTCGAATTGGCTACTAAAGATAAAAATAGCTTAGCCGTTATTTGCAAACAATTGGATCAGTTAATATCCAGTTTTGGAGGCATGTTCAGATAA
- the rsmA gene encoding 16S rRNA (adenine(1518)-N(6)/adenine(1519)-N(6))-dimethyltransferase RsmA, with product MGDVRAKKFLGQHFLKDLQIAKQIADTLDDFSDVPIIEVGPGMGVLTQYLLEKNRDLTVIEIDRESVPYLNQHFPALKGHIIEGDFLQLNPTDIYPDQFCIIGNYPYNISSQIFFKVLDYRKHIPCCSGMLQKEVAERIASKPGKKAYGILSVLLQAWYDIEYLFTVSETVFDPPPKVKSAVIRLVRNNRESLGCDEKLFKTVIKTSFNQRRKTLRNSMKPLLGKDNAIYTDPIFERRPEQLSVEEFVYLTNLTREHMPQGAEDAGIRRKE from the coding sequence ATGGGAGACGTAAGAGCAAAGAAATTTCTGGGACAACATTTTTTGAAAGATTTGCAAATAGCTAAGCAAATAGCTGATACTTTAGACGATTTTTCGGATGTTCCCATCATAGAAGTTGGTCCCGGAATGGGGGTGCTGACCCAGTATTTGCTCGAAAAAAATCGCGATCTTACCGTTATAGAAATTGACCGCGAATCGGTTCCATATCTCAACCAACATTTTCCTGCTCTAAAAGGACATATCATCGAAGGTGACTTCCTGCAACTGAATCCAACGGATATTTATCCCGATCAGTTTTGCATTATAGGTAACTACCCTTATAATATCTCTTCTCAAATATTCTTTAAAGTTCTCGATTACCGAAAGCATATTCCATGCTGCTCGGGGATGCTTCAAAAAGAAGTTGCCGAACGTATTGCATCGAAACCCGGTAAAAAAGCATACGGAATACTTAGCGTGCTCCTACAGGCATGGTACGATATCGAATATCTGTTTACGGTAAGCGAAACTGTTTTCGATCCACCTCCCAAAGTAAAATCGGCTGTCATACGATTGGTACGTAATAACAGAGAAAGCTTGGGTTGCGACGAGAAACTGTTCAAGACAGTTATCAAGACTTCTTTCAACCAACGCCGCAAGACATTACGTAATTCGATGAAACCGTTGTTGGGCAAAGACAATGCTATATATACAGACCCTATTTTTGAGAGACGTCCCGAACAATTGTCAGTGGAAGAATTTGTATATTTGACAAACCTTACACGTGAACACATGCCGCAAGGTGCAGAAGACGCCGGCATCAGACGTAAAGAATAG
- a CDS encoding ATP-binding cassette domain-containing protein, protein MDKIVFHNTVPKIFSNERDLQSDVWLQDFSFEKGQYYLVEANSGTGKSSLCSYIYGYRDDYSGKILFDDTDIRKLKTKQWDNIRCTNISLLFQELCLFPELTALENVQLKNNLTHYKENNQIDEMFHMLGISNKKHSLVGKMSWGQQQRVALIRCLCQPFDFLILDEPISHLDDENASIAAVLLQREAWQQGAAIIATSIGKNLPLEYIKTFAL, encoded by the coding sequence ATGGATAAAATAGTCTTCCATAATACAGTTCCTAAGATCTTCTCTAATGAAAGAGATTTGCAATCGGATGTCTGGTTGCAAGACTTTAGCTTCGAAAAAGGGCAATATTATCTGGTCGAAGCCAACTCGGGCACAGGGAAAAGTTCGCTTTGCAGCTATATATATGGCTACCGGGATGATTATTCGGGAAAAATACTGTTTGATGATACAGACATACGCAAATTAAAGACCAAACAGTGGGATAATATTCGTTGTACAAATATCAGCCTTCTTTTTCAGGAGCTTTGTCTTTTTCCTGAGTTGACAGCACTTGAAAATGTACAACTAAAGAATAATCTGACCCATTATAAAGAAAATAATCAGATTGATGAGATGTTCCATATGTTGGGCATATCCAATAAAAAACATTCTTTAGTCGGCAAGATGTCTTGGGGACAACAACAGCGTGTTGCATTAATCCGTTGTTTGTGTCAACCATTCGATTTTCTGATACTGGACGAACCCATTAGTCATCTGGATGACGAAAATGCGTCTATTGCGGCCGTATTGCTTCAGAGAGAGGCATGGCAACAGGGAGCAGCTATAATAGCAACATCAATCGGGAAAAATCTGCCATTGGAGTACATTAAAACTTTTGCTCTATGA
- the corA gene encoding magnesium/cobalt transporter CorA: protein MSEVRLFYHKDNVIRISRSIEFLKTNPIKNFLWIDLNNVDEEIENELEDYLKIYIQEEEEMIEIEMSSRYIETYDSLVVNFNFLRPNFEKELVSFILKNNILITVRDEDLTSFQETVKKISANPRNYPTGYHVFVALLETRVEVDADMIEEMTQKITTLSNTLTMEEADEELLMEIKDLQEKTMMLRENIIEKQRAVSSMLKSELINRELHGKLTIIVKDINSLLEHIKFSFDRLDYLQDTFLGFVNIEQNKIIKIFTIISVIFMPPTLIASIYGMNFDIMPELKWDYGYVVAIGLMLASSGGILVFFRRKRWL, encoded by the coding sequence ATGTCTGAAGTAAGATTATTCTATCACAAAGACAATGTAATTCGTATCAGTCGCAGTATCGAGTTCTTGAAGACTAATCCAATTAAGAATTTTCTGTGGATAGACTTGAACAACGTTGATGAAGAAATAGAGAACGAATTAGAGGATTATCTGAAAATATATATTCAGGAAGAGGAAGAGATGATAGAGATCGAGATGTCATCCCGATATATAGAAACATACGATTCGCTGGTTGTCAATTTTAACTTCTTACGTCCCAATTTCGAGAAAGAATTGGTCTCATTCATTCTCAAGAATAATATACTGATAACTGTTCGCGACGAGGATCTTACTTCGTTTCAGGAAACAGTAAAGAAGATATCAGCCAACCCACGAAATTACCCTACAGGCTATCATGTGTTTGTTGCATTACTCGAAACACGGGTAGAGGTAGATGCTGATATGATTGAGGAAATGACTCAAAAGATTACCACCCTGAGTAATACGCTGACTATGGAAGAAGCCGACGAAGAGCTGTTGATGGAAATCAAAGACCTTCAGGAAAAGACTATGATGCTGCGCGAAAATATAATCGAAAAGCAACGAGCTGTATCGAGCATGTTAAAGAGTGAATTAATCAACAGAGAGCTGCATGGCAAACTCACCATTATCGTAAAGGATATAAACTCACTACTCGAACATATCAAGTTTAGCTTCGACAGACTTGACTATCTGCAAGATACATTCCTCGGATTTGTTAATATTGAGCAGAATAAAATCATCAAGATATTTACCATTATTTCGGTAATATTTATGCCCCCTACCCTTATTGCGAGTATCTACGGAATGAACTTCGACATCATGCCCGAACTCAAATGGGACTATGGATATGTTGTAGCCATAGGTTTGATGTTAGCTTCATCGGGAGGTATACTTGTTTTCTTCAGGCGGAAAAGGTGGTTATAG